CAAGCAGGGGGTCACAGGTTCGAGCCCTGTTAATCCCACCAGTGTTTAACCTCTAGTGATAATTCACTAGGGGTTTTTTAATATAAAAATAACTTACTAGATTAACTTCTAAATAATGTATATAAAGTATTAAATGTGTCTAAATTCATATATATATGAGTTTAGGAGGATATAATATGAGCGCTAAAAAAAAGATTGAAAAAGAATTAGAAAAAGAGAATATAATTAAAGAAATAAAAAAAGCTCAAGCTGATGTAATAACGGCTGAAAAATTTTTCCAGTTAGTTAGTGAACCAGAATTAGTAGATGTTGCAATATATAATTTAGAAGCTAAAAAATCTAGATACAGATATTTAATAAAGATTGCAAAAGAAAAGGGAATAAAGAAATCTTTAAAAGAATCCTTAATAGAAGCAATAGCTAAATAATTTAAGAGGAGATGATATTTTGTACATAGTTTTTGGAAATGAAATAATTGATAGCAGTGAGATAAAAGATATTATAGAAAATAATAGTGATTTTAATGTAGAAAAAGATTTAACAAAAGGAAGTAAAAGAGAAGATACACTTGCATATCAAGTAAGTATAAATGTAGATTTATTAAATGAAGTTATAAAAGAAAATTATGAATTAGATGAATTAAATGAAGAAGAGTTATTTGATGAGTATATGACGTTATCTGATGAACTAGCTATGGAATTAGAAGAATATATGCCAGAAGATGTTATAATAAATGCTAGGGCGTATAAATGGGATAACTCGGATAACACTATAAAATCAGTATTAGCGATGGCTCATTTAGAGTTAGGAGAATTAAAGCTTTCAGATATAACTAGGAGATTATTAACACAAGTTGATTAATTAGGGATCTAAATAGATTGATTATATTAGTAGATATAAGTAAAAGTAATCTATATGAAAATATTGAGATTTGTTAATCAAAACTATAAATATACAAAAGACGAAGTATTATCAATTAACAAATGAATATTATAATGTATGTTTAATAGTAACAAGATATACAATTTTTTTAAAGCTGTTTTAAGGTAGGTTAGATAAAATTTATAATTAATATACATAAACAAAAGGGTTACAGCAGAAATACTGTAGCCTTTTATATTATATTTATAAAGATAGAAATACATATACTTATATTTTATATACTAACCAACGTACAACAAAATAAGTAATAAGATAAAAATTAGAGAATTGCTATTATTACAAGTGTAACACTTTATGTGTATGTTGAAGAGGAGATTTTTGGAGGTATTTTATATTTAAAGTATTAGAGAGGTATATTCTTTATTATATTTACTACAAAATTAAACTATTTTTGAGTTATTAGAAAAATCAAATCTTTTAGGATAAAATTTTTAAATAATCTGTTAGTGTTTTCGTTAGGACCTCTTTTTCAAGAAGCACGCCAACATGTAAAATAAATATCTATAT
The Romboutsia ilealis genome window above contains:
- a CDS encoding DUF2508 family protein; the encoded protein is MSAKKKIEKELEKENIIKEIKKAQADVITAEKFFQLVSEPELVDVAIYNLEAKKSRYRYLIKIAKEKGIKKSLKESLIEAIAK